From Sulfuracidifex tepidarius, one genomic window encodes:
- a CDS encoding CBS domain-containing protein: MDQHYISRKVIVAKPSDLLVDSAKDMSLLNISALAVVDEKGRMIGILTERDITRAAADGNLNSTVADYMTKDVIGIDASADLQDAARLMIDKGIRHLPVTDKGKVVGIISIRDIAKAIIQI; this comes from the coding sequence ATGGATCAGCATTACATTAGTAGAAAGGTAATCGTAGCTAAACCGAGCGATCTCCTAGTTGATTCAGCTAAGGACATGTCCCTTTTAAATATCAGTGCATTGGCGGTTGTTGACGAAAAAGGAAGGATGATAGGAATCTTAACTGAAAGGGATATAACCAGAGCTGCTGCAGATGGGAATCTAAATTCCACCGTAGCTGATTACATGACAAAAGACGTAATAGGTATAGATGCATCAGCAGACCTTCAAGATGCAGCTAGACTAATGATTGATAAAGGGATTAGACACTTACCTGTTACTGATAAGGGAAAGGTAGTAGGGATAATCTCTATAAGAGATATAGCAAAAGCTATAATTCAGATTTAG
- a CDS encoding DUF3834 domain-containing protein, producing MSSTFHAHVIAAPGPVVYPLLAAGDGRIKVDFGKEGEADAVFDSTVSLVRRGLRIDRVLVKGLMQVFPSLGNKMVVWRKGSAADVLLRSYITKAGKNIEIVYVDDQSEIMKLLKSNQVDSAVVSSAVGKGIPFEELLPEVPGSCGVHLNRNEEMILSAYMKGIEEFKRNPEEAANRVASKLPMKVDPSFIKGTMTNSILTVEKPKDFMAFKQLISSVI from the coding sequence ATGAGTTCCACATTTCATGCACATGTAATAGCAGCTCCAGGTCCAGTAGTGTATCCTTTATTAGCGGCTGGAGATGGAAGAATAAAAGTTGACTTCGGAAAAGAGGGAGAGGCAGATGCAGTTTTCGATTCTACAGTTTCCTTAGTAAGAAGAGGACTTAGGATAGATAGAGTACTTGTTAAAGGTCTGATGCAGGTTTTTCCCTCTTTAGGTAATAAAATGGTGGTATGGAGAAAGGGAAGCGCGGCCGATGTATTACTAAGATCTTATATTACAAAAGCTGGTAAAAACATTGAAATAGTATATGTAGATGATCAAAGTGAAATAATGAAACTTTTAAAGTCAAATCAGGTTGATTCTGCAGTAGTTTCATCTGCTGTAGGAAAAGGTATACCTTTTGAAGAGCTTTTACCTGAAGTACCGGGTAGTTGCGGTGTTCATTTAAATAGAAATGAAGAAATGATTTTAAGTGCTTATATGAAAGGAATTGAAGAATTTAAGAGGAACCCTGAGGAAGCTGCAAATAGAGTAGCTTCAAAGCTACCAATGAAAGTAGACCCGTCATTTATCAAAGGAACTATGACTAACTCAATCTTAACAGTAGAGAAGCCCAAGGACTTTATGGCTTTTAAACAGTTAATATCCTCTGTAATTTAA
- a CDS encoding FAD-dependent oxidoreductase, which translates to MITVIGGGPAGIYASIEAAKRGAKVTLIEREDRLGGTCTLYGCIPTKSMLYPLNIRNSIDKIGGSASISTDTLQQLAKGSIERLSKGIESILESMDINVVHGKGFLRSGKVNINNESVDSDAVIITTGTERKREEGLIYSEDLHEVDLSFRSIGIIGGDVGGLESAWMLKELGKEVYLIDRSPFLLSYLDNDMRSSITNFFKKIGIKVILNTEVKEIAKKGESFSLSLSDGSTISVERVLKSFGRYPATEGIDLPKERYIKVDDYLRTGVNNIYAAGDVIGTHTAHSAIHAGKIAGSNATGSKLLFNREAIPHVVYTKPEIAYTGIMEGNCVKLQAASNGREIIERETQGFLKLCSSNDRLISAEAFMEGAEYVISIASLMIRMHLTLPQLMDFIPPHPSTFELLKDGIELLANKK; encoded by the coding sequence ATGATAACAGTTATAGGAGGAGGGCCGGCGGGCATATATGCTTCCATAGAGGCAGCTAAGAGAGGAGCTAAAGTTACCTTAATTGAAAGAGAAGATAGGCTCGGAGGTACGTGTACGCTTTACGGGTGTATTCCAACTAAGTCTATGCTTTATCCTTTGAATATAAGGAACTCCATAGACAAAATTGGAGGAAGCGCTTCTATTTCCACCGATACTCTTCAACAACTTGCGAAAGGATCAATAGAGAGACTAAGTAAGGGAATTGAATCCATACTGGAAAGTATGGACATTAACGTGGTCCATGGAAAAGGTTTTCTGAGATCTGGAAAGGTTAACATAAACAACGAAAGTGTAGACTCTGACGCAGTGATAATAACAACTGGTACAGAACGAAAAAGAGAAGAAGGGTTAATTTATAGTGAAGATTTACATGAAGTAGATCTTTCCTTTAGAAGCATAGGCATAATAGGAGGAGACGTTGGAGGATTGGAATCTGCATGGATGCTGAAAGAACTAGGAAAGGAGGTGTACTTGATAGACAGGTCTCCTTTTCTATTAAGTTACCTAGACAACGACATGAGATCTTCCATTACAAATTTCTTTAAGAAAATAGGTATAAAAGTTATTCTAAATACTGAAGTTAAAGAAATAGCCAAAAAAGGAGAATCGTTTTCTCTTTCATTAAGTGATGGAAGTACAATTAGCGTAGAAAGAGTATTGAAGAGCTTCGGAAGATATCCTGCTACTGAAGGAATAGATCTACCAAAAGAGAGATATATCAAAGTTGACGATTACCTCAGGACTGGAGTAAACAATATTTATGCTGCAGGTGACGTGATTGGAACTCATACGGCTCACTCAGCAATTCACGCAGGGAAAATAGCAGGGTCTAACGCTACAGGGAGCAAGCTTCTATTTAATAGAGAAGCGATCCCCCATGTAGTTTACACCAAACCAGAAATAGCTTATACTGGGATAATGGAAGGTAATTGTGTAAAATTGCAAGCCGCATCCAATGGAAGGGAAATAATAGAAAGGGAAACTCAGGGTTTCCTAAAGCTATGTTCTTCAAATGATAGGTTGATATCAGCAGAAGCTTTCATGGAAGGGGCTGAATACGTAATATCAATAGCGTCATTGATGATTAGAATGCATCTTACCTTACCTCAGCTTATGGACTTCATACCTCCTCATCCATCAACTTTTGAACTTCTTAAAGACGGCATAGAGCTGTTAGCAAACAAGAAATGA